The Thalassoroseus pseudoceratinae genome has a segment encoding these proteins:
- a CDS encoding PrkA family serine protein kinase, protein MGTGRDLLNRFAERQNADAYRQEHWQGSFDEYLDIVKAKPKVARTAYQRLYDMIMTYGSYTAEGSRKREDLVRYRFFDDPENGGRDAIFGLTRTLMELTNVFKSAALKYGTERRVILLHGPVGSSKSTIARLLKKGMEHYTHTDEGAIYTFGWKQEDGSILWDPMHGEPLQLVPEKYREELCSILNEGLDEDDPNYHKVEITGEVCPLSRYIFQEKLEQYDGDWTKVVNEVVIKRFFFNEQDRIGIGTFQPKDEKNQDSTELTGDINYRKIAEYGSDSDPRAFNFDGEFNVSNRGIIEFIEVLKLDVAFLYDLLGASQEHKIKPKKFAQTDIDTVILGHTNEPEYRKLQSNEFMEALRDRTIKIDVPYVTKLSDEIRIYEKDYNTDRVRGKHIAPHTLEVAAMWAVLTRLEQTNNAGLTLLQKMKLYNGKTLPGFTQDNVTQLKREARSEGLMGISPRYVQDKISNALVVNTNSTSINPFMVLNELSEGLKHHSLIQNDDLREHYNHLISVVKEEYTDMVKNEVQRAIAADEEALTRLCSNYIENVKAYTQREKVKNKFTGEDEEPDERLMRSIEERIDIPETRKDDFRREIMNYIGALMLDGRTFNYRTNERLQKALEMKLFEDQKDTIKLTSLVSNVVDADTQEKIDIVKSRLVRDFGYNDESATDVLQYVASIFARGDAKNE, encoded by the coding sequence ATGGGAACAGGTCGCGACTTACTCAACCGTTTTGCAGAGCGTCAAAACGCCGACGCCTACCGTCAAGAGCATTGGCAGGGTTCCTTCGACGAATATCTCGATATCGTCAAAGCGAAACCCAAAGTCGCCCGCACCGCCTACCAGCGTCTGTACGACATGATCATGACGTACGGTTCTTACACCGCAGAAGGCAGTCGCAAACGGGAAGACTTGGTCCGCTATCGCTTCTTCGACGACCCGGAAAACGGCGGCCGTGACGCCATCTTCGGTTTGACGCGAACTCTCATGGAGCTCACGAACGTCTTCAAAAGTGCCGCTCTGAAATACGGGACGGAACGACGTGTGATCCTGTTGCATGGGCCGGTGGGGTCCTCCAAAAGTACCATCGCCCGCCTCCTGAAGAAGGGCATGGAACACTACACCCACACCGACGAAGGGGCGATCTACACCTTCGGTTGGAAACAGGAAGATGGTTCGATTCTCTGGGACCCAATGCACGGCGAACCGCTGCAATTGGTGCCGGAAAAGTACCGCGAAGAACTCTGTTCCATTCTGAACGAAGGATTGGACGAGGACGACCCGAACTACCACAAAGTCGAAATTACGGGCGAGGTCTGCCCGCTCTCGCGTTACATCTTCCAAGAGAAACTCGAGCAGTATGACGGCGACTGGACCAAAGTCGTGAATGAAGTCGTCATCAAGCGGTTCTTCTTCAACGAACAAGACCGCATCGGCATCGGTACGTTCCAACCGAAGGATGAGAAGAACCAGGACTCCACCGAGCTGACCGGCGATATTAACTATCGAAAGATCGCCGAGTACGGCAGCGATTCGGATCCTCGCGCGTTCAACTTCGATGGCGAATTCAACGTCTCCAACCGGGGAATCATCGAGTTCATCGAAGTGCTCAAACTCGATGTTGCATTCTTGTACGACCTGCTCGGTGCGTCTCAGGAACACAAAATCAAGCCGAAGAAATTTGCCCAAACGGACATCGACACCGTCATCCTCGGACACACGAACGAACCGGAATATCGAAAGCTGCAAAGCAATGAATTCATGGAAGCGTTGCGTGACCGAACCATCAAAATCGACGTTCCCTATGTGACCAAGCTCTCCGATGAAATTCGCATTTACGAGAAGGACTACAATACCGACCGCGTCCGTGGGAAGCACATTGCCCCCCACACCTTGGAAGTGGCGGCCATGTGGGCTGTGCTCACCCGATTGGAACAAACCAACAATGCGGGGCTCACGCTGCTACAGAAAATGAAACTTTACAACGGTAAAACGTTGCCAGGGTTCACGCAGGACAATGTGACGCAACTCAAACGTGAAGCTCGTAGTGAAGGTCTGATGGGGATAAGTCCGCGTTATGTTCAGGACAAAATTTCCAACGCACTTGTCGTGAACACCAACAGCACGAGCATCAATCCGTTTATGGTGCTGAACGAACTCAGCGAGGGATTGAAACATCATTCACTGATTCAGAACGATGACCTCCGCGAGCACTACAACCACCTGATCAGTGTCGTTAAAGAAGAGTACACCGACATGGTCAAAAACGAAGTGCAGCGGGCCATCGCCGCCGATGAAGAGGCTCTCACGCGGTTGTGCAGCAACTATATCGAGAACGTCAAAGCCTACACGCAACGTGAGAAGGTGAAGAACAAGTTCACCGGTGAGGACGAAGAACCGGACGAACGTCTGATGCGGTCGATCGAAGAACGGATCGACATCCCGGAAACTCGTAAAGATGATTTCCGACGAGAGATCATGAACTACATCGGGGCGCTAATGCTCGATGGTCGGACATTCAATTACCGAACCAACGAACGATTGCAAAAAGCCCTGGAGATGAAACTCTTTGAGGATCAAAAAGACACCATCAAGCTGACCAGTCTCGTTTCCAATGTGGTTGATGCCGACACACAAGAGAAGATCGACATCGTCAAGAGTCGTCTCGTCCGCGATTTTGGTTACAACGACGAATCAGCGACGGATGTGTTGCAATACGTGGCCAGCATCTTTGCCCGAGGAGATGCCAAGAACGAATAA
- a CDS encoding SpoVR family protein, with protein sequence MPISTQRPLPPEIKAIQDDLEAKAAEYGLDFFETIFEMVDYEEMSMLAAYGGFPLRYPHWRFGAQYDELMKSYSYGLSKIYEMVINTDPCYAYLLTANELLDQKLVIAHVYGHCDFFKNNAWFSQTNRRMLDQMANHAARINRYVDRFGYERVEEFIDACLSVEDLIDPHSMFIKRPGENGRVDQPTGNESTSDGGTRFPSKGYMDSFINPPDVLAAEKESQRQDAEQKEKSRSFPEHPQRDVLQFILQNGALNDWQHDILSIIRDEAYYFAPQGMTKIMNEGWASYWHTTIMTQHALTDAEIVSYADHHSGTVATQPNRLNPYKLGLELLRDIEERWDKGQFGSEWDNCDDLHKKATWDRQLGLGREKIFEVRRIHNDTTFIDTFLTPEFCAKHKMFSFAYNDSSEYYEIASREFAQIKQQLLHSLTNHGRPFIYVIDGNYRNRGELFLEHQYAGSPLKLDYARDTLINLEKLWRRPVHIATVIDETPSVISWDGRSHEIQPRRKAS encoded by the coding sequence ATGCCTATTAGCACTCAACGCCCATTGCCGCCGGAAATCAAAGCCATCCAAGACGACTTGGAAGCGAAAGCCGCCGAGTATGGGCTCGACTTCTTCGAAACCATCTTCGAGATGGTGGACTATGAAGAAATGAGCATGCTGGCTGCATACGGCGGGTTTCCGTTGCGGTATCCCCATTGGCGGTTTGGAGCCCAGTATGATGAACTGATGAAGTCCTACTCCTACGGGCTCTCGAAAATCTACGAGATGGTGATCAATACCGATCCGTGCTATGCGTACCTGTTAACTGCTAACGAATTGCTCGATCAGAAATTGGTCATCGCCCACGTCTACGGACACTGCGACTTCTTCAAAAACAACGCATGGTTCAGCCAGACCAATCGCCGCATGCTCGATCAAATGGCCAATCATGCCGCTCGCATTAATCGGTATGTGGATCGATTTGGATACGAGCGGGTGGAAGAGTTCATCGACGCGTGTCTGTCCGTGGAAGACCTGATTGATCCGCACAGTATGTTCATTAAACGGCCGGGAGAAAACGGTCGCGTCGACCAGCCAACAGGGAACGAAAGCACTTCGGATGGAGGAACGCGATTTCCTTCGAAGGGCTATATGGATTCGTTCATCAATCCGCCGGACGTGTTGGCTGCCGAAAAAGAAAGCCAACGACAAGACGCCGAGCAGAAAGAAAAGAGCCGATCGTTCCCGGAACATCCGCAACGTGACGTGCTGCAATTCATCCTGCAAAACGGTGCCCTAAACGATTGGCAGCACGACATTCTTTCGATCATTCGCGACGAAGCATACTACTTCGCACCACAGGGCATGACGAAAATTATGAATGAAGGATGGGCGAGCTACTGGCACACGACCATCATGACGCAACATGCACTCACTGATGCGGAGATTGTCTCTTACGCCGATCATCACTCCGGCACAGTGGCGACACAACCAAACCGTTTGAACCCTTACAAACTCGGGCTAGAACTTCTACGGGACATCGAAGAACGTTGGGACAAGGGCCAATTCGGTTCCGAGTGGGACAACTGCGACGATCTTCACAAGAAGGCAACCTGGGATCGCCAACTTGGTCTCGGACGCGAGAAGATCTTCGAGGTTCGTCGAATCCACAATGACACGACTTTCATCGACACATTCTTAACGCCGGAGTTCTGCGCGAAACACAAAATGTTTTCGTTCGCGTACAACGACTCGAGCGAGTACTACGAAATTGCATCACGCGAATTCGCGCAAATCAAGCAGCAACTGCTTCACAGTTTGACCAACCACGGTCGCCCGTTTATTTACGTGATCGACGGCAACTATCGGAACCGCGGCGAACTGTTCCTAGAACACCAATACGCCGGCAGTCCTTTGAAACTGGACTACGCTCGGGACACGTTGATCAACCTGGAAAAACTTTGGCGACGCCCTGTGCACATCGCGACTGTCATCGACGAAACGCCTTCGGTGATCTCTTGGGACGGCCGTTCGCACGAGATTCAACCGCGTCGCAAAGCATCTTAA
- a CDS encoding DUF444 family protein has product MSRSIDRDQKRFNEIVRGRVRKNLRKYVTHGEMIGRKGRELVSIPVPNIDIPHFQHGQKGSGGVAQGDGEVGQPIGKGQDEADGQGQAGNEPGKHIREVEITLDELADMLSAELELPNIEPKGKDTVKSRKDRYSSIRQTGPDSLRHFKRTFKRALKRQISTGSYNPSDPRVIIQRDDERFRSWKTIEEPQANAAIIYMMDVSGSMTDEQKEIVRIESFWIDTWLKKQYDGVERRYIIHDAVAREVDEETFYRTRESGGTRISSAYRGAAKIIERDFPPSDWNIYCFHFSDGDNWGEDSETCLDILRSGLLPISNLFCYGQVESPYGSGDFIRDLNRIQDEHENLILSEIENKDAIYDSIKDFLGTGR; this is encoded by the coding sequence ATGAGTCGAAGCATCGACCGAGATCAAAAACGGTTCAACGAAATCGTGCGAGGACGCGTGCGGAAGAACCTCCGCAAGTATGTCACGCACGGCGAGATGATCGGTCGCAAAGGCCGGGAGTTGGTTTCAATTCCCGTGCCAAACATTGACATCCCCCACTTCCAGCATGGCCAAAAAGGTTCCGGTGGTGTCGCGCAGGGTGATGGCGAAGTCGGTCAACCGATCGGCAAAGGTCAAGACGAGGCCGATGGTCAAGGTCAGGCCGGCAACGAACCGGGAAAGCACATCCGGGAAGTCGAAATTACACTCGATGAACTCGCCGATATGCTCAGCGCGGAGTTGGAACTGCCGAACATCGAACCGAAGGGGAAAGATACGGTCAAAAGTCGAAAGGATCGTTACTCAAGCATTCGTCAGACCGGCCCTGATTCGCTTCGACACTTTAAACGCACATTTAAACGAGCACTGAAACGACAAATTTCGACAGGCAGTTACAACCCAAGCGATCCACGGGTCATTATCCAACGAGACGACGAACGTTTCCGCAGTTGGAAGACAATCGAGGAACCTCAAGCTAATGCCGCGATCATCTACATGATGGATGTTTCCGGCAGCATGACCGACGAGCAAAAGGAGATTGTGCGGATCGAGTCGTTCTGGATCGACACCTGGCTGAAGAAACAATACGACGGTGTCGAACGACGTTACATCATCCACGATGCGGTCGCTCGGGAAGTTGACGAAGAAACGTTTTATCGCACACGCGAATCCGGTGGGACGCGGATTAGTTCCGCCTACCGGGGGGCAGCCAAAATTATCGAACGAGACTTTCCGCCCTCGGATTGGAACATTTACTGTTTCCATTTCTCCGACGGCGATAACTGGGGCGAAGACAGCGAAACCTGTCTCGATATCCTCAGGTCCGGACTGTTGCCGATCTCCAATCTGTTTTGTTATGGCCAAGTCGAAAGCCCATACGGTTCCGGCGATTTCATCCGCGATCTGAACCGAATCCAAGACGAACACGAAAACCTCATTCTTTCGGAAATCGAAAACAAAGACGCGATCTACGACTCCATCAAAGACTTTCTCGGAACAGGACGATAA